In a genomic window of Helianthus annuus cultivar XRQ/B chromosome 10, HanXRQr2.0-SUNRISE, whole genome shotgun sequence:
- the LOC110884867 gene encoding uncharacterized protein LOC110884867 isoform X3: protein MVISGCCGCFSSEFGSQSTNACPLVVTLTLLYSMRKMMVEKALEHRSRVWPRHKAPKKCGLETKMMTMTLMWFILSLPLMLSWLSSSTKIFCSITTFFLYGIASPKFSNQFDSLELRVSNLESASPKLQNHSGPSQVTSTGDFLQSRGNLYWNFSVKLVLWLFVRSQMT from the exons ATGGTAATTAGCGGTTGTTGCGGTTGTTTTTCCAGCGAGTTCGGGTCTCAGTCAACCAACGCGTGTCCATTGGTTGTCACTTTAAC ACTTTTATACTCCATGAGGAAAATGATGGTTGAAAAAGCATTG GAGCATAGGTCTCGCGTGTGGCCTAGGCACAAGGCACCGAAAAAGTGTGGGCTTGAAACAAAGATGATGACGATGACATTAATGTGGTTCATATTGTCGCTTCCATTGATGTTGTCATGGCTCAGTTCGTCTACAAAGATCTTTTGCTCGATCACCACTTTCTTTCTTTACGG AATTGCCAGCCCTAAGTTTAGTAATCAATTTGATTCGTTGGAATTGCGTGTCTCAAACCTCGAATCGGCATCACCAAAG CTACAAAATCACTCGGGTCCGAGTCAAGTTACATCAACGGGAGACTTTTTGCAGAGCAGGGGAAATCTGTATTGGAACTTCAGTGTGAAGTTGGTGCTTTGGCTTTTTGTTAGGAGTCAAATGACTTGA
- the LOC110884867 gene encoding uncharacterized protein LOC110884867 isoform X2, producing the protein MVISGCCGCFSSEFGSQSTNACPLVVTLTLLYSMRKMMVEKALALGALKEHRSRVWPRHKAPKKCGLETKMMTMTLMWFILSLPLMLSWLSSSTKIFCSITTFFLYGPKFSNQFDSLELRVSNLESASPKLQNHSGPSQVTSTGDFLQSRGNLYWNFSVKLVLWLFVRSQMT; encoded by the exons ATGGTAATTAGCGGTTGTTGCGGTTGTTTTTCCAGCGAGTTCGGGTCTCAGTCAACCAACGCGTGTCCATTGGTTGTCACTTTAAC ACTTTTATACTCCATGAGGAAAATGATGGTTGAAAAAGCATTG GCGTTAGGCGCACTCAAGGAGCATAGGTCTCGCGTGTGGCCTAGGCACAAGGCACCGAAAAAGTGTGGGCTTGAAACAAAGATGATGACGATGACATTAATGTGGTTCATATTGTCGCTTCCATTGATGTTGTCATGGCTCAGTTCGTCTACAAAGATCTTTTGCTCGATCACCACTTTCTTTCTTTACGG CCCTAAGTTTAGTAATCAATTTGATTCGTTGGAATTGCGTGTCTCAAACCTCGAATCGGCATCACCAAAG CTACAAAATCACTCGGGTCCGAGTCAAGTTACATCAACGGGAGACTTTTTGCAGAGCAGGGGAAATCTGTATTGGAACTTCAGTGTGAAGTTGGTGCTTTGGCTTTTTGTTAGGAGTCAAATGACTTGA
- the LOC110884867 gene encoding uncharacterized protein LOC110884867 isoform X1 → MVISGCCGCFSSEFGSQSTNACPLVVTLTLLYSMRKMMVEKALALGALKEHRSRVWPRHKAPKKCGLETKMMTMTLMWFILSLPLMLSWLSSSTKIFCSITTFFLYGIASPKFSNQFDSLELRVSNLESASPKLQNHSGPSQVTSTGDFLQSRGNLYWNFSVKLVLWLFVRSQMT, encoded by the exons ATGGTAATTAGCGGTTGTTGCGGTTGTTTTTCCAGCGAGTTCGGGTCTCAGTCAACCAACGCGTGTCCATTGGTTGTCACTTTAAC ACTTTTATACTCCATGAGGAAAATGATGGTTGAAAAAGCATTG GCGTTAGGCGCACTCAAGGAGCATAGGTCTCGCGTGTGGCCTAGGCACAAGGCACCGAAAAAGTGTGGGCTTGAAACAAAGATGATGACGATGACATTAATGTGGTTCATATTGTCGCTTCCATTGATGTTGTCATGGCTCAGTTCGTCTACAAAGATCTTTTGCTCGATCACCACTTTCTTTCTTTACGG AATTGCCAGCCCTAAGTTTAGTAATCAATTTGATTCGTTGGAATTGCGTGTCTCAAACCTCGAATCGGCATCACCAAAG CTACAAAATCACTCGGGTCCGAGTCAAGTTACATCAACGGGAGACTTTTTGCAGAGCAGGGGAAATCTGTATTGGAACTTCAGTGTGAAGTTGGTGCTTTGGCTTTTTGTTAGGAGTCAAATGACTTGA